Proteins encoded together in one Candidatus Poribacteria bacterium window:
- a CDS encoding tetratricopeptide repeat protein, whose amino-acid sequence MESINNANGNVESAENYLNKGNVLLDQKDYEAAILAYDKALDLNSNLAEAYFKRGFAKSEIGQYFEAISDCDAVIRLDPNHATAHYNRALLKSRLGHPKAAISDYDAAIRLNPDDASAYNNRGSAKNDIGQHFEAISDCDAAIRLNPNHANAYNNRGVSKSKLGHPKVAILDYDAAIRLNPNHTNAHYNRGIAKEKLGLTDDAKRDFQSALNLAEKMGDEELKSQIMKKLENLETG is encoded by the coding sequence ATGGAAAGCATTAACAACGCAAATGGCAATGTCGAATCAGCCGAGAACTACCTTAATAAAGGTAATGTGCTGCTTGATCAGAAAGATTATGAAGCCGCTATTTTGGCGTATGATAAAGCACTCGACCTAAATTCTAACCTTGCTGAGGCCTATTTTAAGCGAGGTTTTGCGAAAAGCGAGATTGGACAATACTTTGAGGCTATTTCGGACTGTGATGCAGTTATCCGTCTTGATCCAAACCATGCAACAGCCCACTACAACCGGGCGCTCTTGAAATCTAGGTTAGGGCATCCTAAAGCGGCTATTTCGGACTATGACGCGGCTATCCGTCTAAATCCTGACGATGCCAGTGCATATAACAACCGAGGTAGCGCCAAGAATGATATCGGACAACACTTTGAGGCTATTTCGGACTGTGATGCGGCTATCCGGCTCAATCCAAACCATGCAAATGCATATAACAATCGGGGTGTCTCGAAATCTAAGTTAGGGCATCCTAAAGTGGCTATCCTTGACTACGATGCGGCTATCCGGCTCAATCCAAACCATACAAATGCCCACTACAACCGGGGTATCGCCAAGGAGAAGTTAGGGCTCACAGATGATGCCAAGCGAGATTTTCAGAGTGCATTAAATTTGGCAGAAAAGATGGGGGACGAAGAACTGAAGTCCCAAATTATGAAAAAATTAGAGAACTTAGAGACGGGATAA
- a CDS encoding NADH-quinone oxidoreductase subunit A — translation MLIDYLPILLLGLFAVLFAGINLALTHILGPKRPTRVKLSVYESGVQPVGDARQRFTIRFDLIAMLFIIFDIEVVFLYPWAVVFKKFSETSGLFILIEMLVFIGILLLGYIYAWKKGGLTWD, via the coding sequence ATGTTAATAGATTATCTTCCAATCCTACTATTAGGACTCTTCGCAGTCCTCTTTGCGGGTATCAATCTCGCCCTAACCCATATTCTTGGACCTAAACGCCCGACCCGCGTTAAACTTTCCGTTTACGAATCTGGTGTCCAACCCGTTGGCGATGCAAGGCAACGATTTACGATCCGGTTCGATCTCATCGCGATGCTCTTCATCATCTTCGATATTGAGGTGGTGTTCCTCTACCCGTGGGCAGTGGTCTTCAAGAAATTCTCTGAAACGAGTGGTTTATTTATTTTAATTGAAATGCTGGTGTTTATCGGTATTCTGCTTCTCGGCTATATCTATGCCTGGAAGAAAGGAGGCTTAACATGGGATTAG
- the pdxH gene encoding pyridoxamine 5'-phosphate oxidase: MDTDKLRREYRAYSGHLLEENASPDPFEQFERWFTDATAAKLDLPDAMTLATATPQGIPSARMVVLRGFDARGFCFYTDYGSQKGKELAENPNAALVFYWRELDRQVRSTGIVEKMTTEESDAYFASRPLSSQLAVWAERQSLVISGREHLTEGYQQVEQTYTQDTIPRPPQWGGYRLVPNLFEFWQGCPNRLHDRLCYTLQSDGAWEMKRLSP, encoded by the coding sequence ATGGATACCGATAAACTACGCCGAGAATACAGAGCCTATAGTGGGCATCTACTTGAAGAGAACGCCTCACCCGACCCGTTTGAACAATTTGAAAGGTGGTTCACAGATGCGACTGCCGCCAAACTCGACCTACCGGATGCGATGACGTTAGCCACAGCAACACCGCAAGGTATTCCCTCTGCTCGAATGGTGGTCCTCAGAGGCTTCGATGCCCGAGGATTCTGTTTCTACACCGATTACGGGAGCCAAAAGGGAAAGGAACTTGCTGAGAATCCGAACGCCGCATTGGTATTCTATTGGCGTGAACTCGATCGGCAGGTCCGCAGCACCGGAATTGTTGAAAAAATGACAACGGAGGAATCAGATGCCTACTTCGCCAGTCGTCCTCTCAGCAGTCAACTCGCCGTGTGGGCAGAACGTCAGAGCCTTGTAATTAGCGGACGGGAACATCTCACGGAAGGATATCAACAGGTAGAACAGACGTATACACAGGATACCATTCCACGCCCCCCGCAGTGGGGTGGGTACCGACTCGTGCCGAATCTATTTGAGTTTTGGCAGGGGTGTCCAAACCGCCTGCATGATCGGCTGTGCTACACGCTGCAGTCCGATGGGGCATGGGAGATGAAACGCTTGTCGCCATAA
- a CDS encoding TrkH family potassium uptake protein, translated as MSLKLIAYTLGNLLICLAGTMLLPLGVALYYQTSAGETESNLTAFVLSIILTLIVGLALRFSIRARQEELGIREGFAVVALGWVTVALFGSLPYIFAGVFRSEGSSAWTEFSFCYFEAMAGFSTTGATVLTEIEHLSHAVLFWRSLSHWLGGMGIVVLAVAILPMLGIGGMQLFRAEAPGPQTDRLTPRIAQTAKLLWGVYLLLSFLETVLLMLGGMSLFDALCHTFGTMATGGFSTKNQSIGHYNSVYVDMVISFFMFLAGTNFALHYRALRGDVKAYLQDTEFKFYCIVIAVSITLISWNTIRFQVDGDIPYDSMWTSLRYATFQVTSIITTTGYGTADFEGWPALSQFILVTLMFYGGCAGSTGGGMKQVRFLLLIKQSRAEIKRLLFPHAVLPIRVNDRVVPPEVMTNVLGFFFFFIGIFAIVTCIMSILGLDLVSAAGATIATLGNIGPGLGSVGPTDNYAHIHTAGKFVLVFCMLLGRLELYTVLILFSPNFWKR; from the coding sequence ATGAGTCTTAAATTAATCGCTTATACGCTTGGTAATTTACTGATTTGTCTCGCCGGAACGATGCTGCTTCCGTTGGGAGTGGCTCTCTATTACCAGACAAGCGCAGGTGAAACCGAGAGTAATTTGACGGCGTTCGTCCTCTCGATAATACTCACCTTAATCGTGGGTTTAGCACTCCGTTTTAGTATTCGCGCCCGACAGGAAGAACTCGGCATACGCGAAGGCTTCGCAGTTGTCGCTTTGGGATGGGTAACAGTTGCACTCTTTGGTTCGCTCCCCTACATATTTGCAGGTGTGTTTCGCAGTGAAGGCAGCTCAGCGTGGACAGAGTTTTCCTTCTGTTATTTTGAAGCCATGGCGGGGTTCTCTACGACAGGTGCCACCGTCCTCACCGAAATTGAACATCTGTCACACGCCGTGCTCTTCTGGCGGAGTCTGTCCCACTGGCTCGGCGGGATGGGAATCGTCGTCCTTGCCGTTGCAATTCTTCCAATGCTCGGCATTGGCGGTATGCAGCTCTTTCGTGCTGAAGCTCCCGGACCGCAGACGGATCGACTCACACCCCGTATCGCCCAAACCGCAAAACTTCTCTGGGGTGTTTATCTCCTGCTCTCTTTTTTAGAAACAGTGCTACTCATGCTCGGCGGCATGTCGCTTTTTGATGCGCTCTGCCACACCTTTGGCACAATGGCAACCGGTGGATTCTCGACGAAGAACCAGAGTATCGGGCACTACAACAGTGTTTATGTTGACATGGTAATTAGTTTCTTCATGTTTCTCGCCGGAACCAATTTCGCACTCCATTATCGTGCCCTCCGGGGCGACGTCAAAGCCTATCTCCAAGACACAGAATTCAAATTCTACTGTATCGTTATCGCAGTGAGCATTACCTTAATTTCATGGAACACTATTAGATTTCAGGTCGATGGGGATATCCCTTACGATTCAATGTGGACCTCGCTACGCTACGCCACGTTTCAGGTCACGTCTATCATCACAACCACCGGGTATGGAACTGCCGACTTTGAAGGGTGGCCCGCTCTCTCCCAATTCATATTAGTGACACTTATGTTCTATGGCGGTTGTGCCGGTTCCACCGGTGGCGGTATGAAGCAGGTTCGATTCCTACTCCTTATCAAACAGAGTCGTGCCGAAATTAAACGGCTCCTCTTCCCACATGCTGTGCTTCCGATTCGCGTTAACGATCGAGTCGTCCCCCCCGAAGTCATGACAAATGTCCTTGGATTCTTTTTCTTTTTCATCGGGATTTTTGCGATTGTAACCTGCATTATGTCAATTTTAGGACTTGACCTTGTGAGTGCCGCAGGGGCGACAATCGCCACACTCGGAAACATCGGTCCTGGGCTCGGCAGTGTGGGACCCACCGATAACTACGCCCACATTCACACAGCTGGAAAATTTGTCCTGGTCTTCTGTATGTTGCTGGGACGCTTAGAACTTTATACCGTGCTTATCCTCTTTTCACCGAACTTCTGGAAACGATAG
- a CDS encoding DUF1080 domain-containing protein, which produces MKSIGIVAVAFLLPFSASAGTFLETFDDGDLEGWQELVVLNDAPGSWEIINDELHAVSHEGFLRLLTIGNDTWEDYTFEFEVKPLKKHGRGGIAIAARIKGSVLFYCSLADPVILGNKDPLLGSFLSCMTGDLHDAEFTVLYFESHPLLRLNKWSHLKLSVEGTNFIFSLNGKEIAETGDDFALMHNGKKIKTKAGKLTSFRTGGVGFGLWNYTALFDNITVTGDSIPNGGGFAVTPNGKLATTWGTLKRF; this is translated from the coding sequence ATGAAATCCATAGGTATTGTAGCCGTAGCTTTTCTCTTGCCTTTTTCTGCCTCGGCAGGAACATTTCTGGAAACCTTTGATGACGGAGATTTGGAAGGATGGCAAGAACTTGTCGTGTTGAATGATGCCCCTGGTTCTTGGGAGATCATCAATGATGAACTACACGCCGTAAGTCATGAGGGGTTTCTGCGTCTACTCACAATAGGTAATGATACATGGGAAGATTACACCTTTGAGTTTGAGGTCAAGCCACTGAAAAAACACGGTAGGGGTGGTATAGCAATTGCCGCACGGATTAAAGGAAGTGTGTTATTCTACTGTAGTCTTGCGGACCCAGTGATCTTAGGTAATAAGGATCCGCTCCTCGGATCATTTTTGAGTTGTATGACGGGCGATTTGCACGATGCAGAATTTACAGTGCTCTACTTTGAATCCCATCCACTCTTAAGATTGAACAAGTGGTCGCATCTAAAATTAAGCGTTGAGGGGACAAACTTCATTTTTTCGTTAAATGGCAAGGAAATCGCGGAAACCGGAGATGATTTTGCGCTGATGCATAACGGCAAAAAAATTAAAACAAAAGCAGGCAAACTGACCAGCTTTCGGACAGGCGGCGTGGGTTTTGGTCTCTGGAATTACACGGCACTTTTTGATAACATTACCGTCACCGGCGATAGCATCCCAAACGGTGGTGGATTTGCCGTAACACCTAACGGAAAACTCGCAACAACATGGGGAACCTTGAAACGGTTTTAG
- a CDS encoding NADH-quinone oxidoreductase subunit C: MNEEKEVEEQSKPLVLEKLEEHHADALLAQDETRGTVVVVVRKEQVYAVLEYLKTDAELAYTFLVDVTAVDNSQMESELMQFDYARFMIVYQLYSYQGQCRLRVKVPVHENDLSIPSVAALWKGANWLERETYDMFGINFQGHPDLRRILMPDDFEGHPLRKDYPLRGRGERERFNFDKQNV, translated from the coding sequence ATGAATGAAGAGAAAGAAGTTGAAGAACAGTCGAAACCACTTGTGCTCGAAAAATTAGAGGAACATCACGCAGATGCTCTGTTAGCACAGGATGAAACGCGTGGCACTGTCGTCGTCGTTGTCCGTAAAGAACAAGTTTACGCCGTTTTGGAGTATCTGAAAACAGATGCTGAACTCGCCTATACCTTTCTCGTTGATGTTACTGCCGTCGACAACTCTCAGATGGAATCCGAATTAATGCAGTTTGACTACGCCAGATTTATGATCGTCTATCAGCTCTATTCCTATCAGGGCCAGTGTCGCCTCCGAGTCAAGGTACCTGTCCATGAAAACGATCTAAGCATTCCATCGGTTGCGGCATTATGGAAAGGTGCAAACTGGTTAGAGCGTGAAACTTATGACATGTTCGGAATTAATTTTCAAGGACACCCCGATCTTCGCCGGATCTTGATGCCGGACGACTTTGAAGGACACCCGCTTCGAAAGGATTATCCACTCCGCGGACGTGGTGAGCGCGAACGCTTTAATTTTGATAAACAGAATGTCTAA
- the nuoD gene encoding NADH dehydrogenase (quinone) subunit D — MQGGLERATGEKMVLNFGPQHPATHGTLRIVLELDGESVLKATPHAGYLHTGFEKLGEHLDYNQYIVVTDRMNYLSPLSNNFGYVLAVEQLLDIEVPKRCQYIRILMAELSRVADHLLWLGTAALDLGAFSVFLYSFREREKLYSIFEKTTGARLTTSYTRIGGVLRDLYAGCEEDIRQFISNFPKALKETHTLLTRNRIWMDRTKGVGPISSEDAISYGLTGPCLRATGVTHDIRKAEPYSSYDEVTFDVPVGTNGDAYDRYLVRMEEMIQSCGIVTQVLDNMPDGPVNLEDNKITLPNKTDAYGHIEGLIHHFKVIMDGHGVETPKGEHYCATESPNGELGFYIVSDGSGTAYRIRIRPPSFLHFQALPRMLEGGMVSDTVAVLGSLNVIAGELDR; from the coding sequence ATGCAAGGTGGGCTGGAACGCGCCACAGGTGAGAAAATGGTTCTCAACTTCGGTCCACAACATCCGGCAACGCACGGCACCCTTCGTATTGTGTTGGAACTTGATGGCGAATCCGTTTTAAAGGCGACACCACATGCCGGCTACCTGCATACCGGATTTGAGAAACTCGGTGAACACCTGGATTACAACCAGTACATTGTTGTAACCGACCGGATGAACTATCTGTCGCCGTTGTCCAACAATTTCGGATATGTGCTTGCCGTTGAGCAGTTGCTCGATATTGAAGTCCCAAAACGGTGTCAATACATCCGTATTTTGATGGCGGAACTCTCGCGAGTCGCAGATCACCTCTTATGGTTGGGAACTGCTGCCCTGGACTTAGGGGCATTTTCAGTGTTCCTCTATAGTTTCCGAGAACGCGAGAAATTGTATAGCATCTTTGAAAAAACGACCGGCGCACGGTTGACGACCAGCTACACGCGTATTGGTGGTGTGCTTCGAGACCTTTATGCTGGGTGTGAGGAAGATATACGCCAATTCATCAGCAATTTCCCAAAAGCATTGAAGGAAACCCATACGCTGCTCACGCGGAACCGTATCTGGATGGATCGGACGAAGGGTGTCGGACCCATTTCATCTGAGGATGCCATCAGCTACGGATTAACTGGTCCCTGCCTCCGAGCCACCGGCGTCACCCATGATATACGCAAGGCTGAACCCTATTCCAGTTACGATGAAGTCACATTTGATGTGCCAGTCGGAACCAACGGCGATGCCTATGACCGCTACCTTGTCCGGATGGAAGAGATGATTCAGAGCTGTGGTATCGTTACCCAAGTTTTGGATAACATGCCTGACGGACCCGTCAACCTCGAAGATAACAAGATTACACTGCCCAATAAAACCGATGCGTATGGACATATTGAGGGTTTAATCCATCATTTCAAGGTTATCATGGACGGGCACGGCGTGGAAACGCCAAAGGGTGAACACTATTGTGCAACCGAGTCCCCGAACGGCGAACTCGGATTTTATATCGTCAGTGATGGCAGCGGAACCGCCTATCGCATCCGCATCCGTCCACCGAGTTTCTTGCACTTCCAGGCACTCCCCCGTATGTTGGAGGGCGGCATGGTTTCCGATACCGTCGCTGTCTTGGGAAGTCTGAATGTTATTGCCGGGGAGTTAGACCGCTAA
- a CDS encoding NAD(P)H-dependent oxidoreductase subunit E — MSDALIQIETPFAFNEENQREFNALIGRYPVKEAAMLPTLHLAQRQAGYITPAVMKYVAEQLEVSVMKVKDVVTFYPMFFEEPVGEYVIRICHTLPCALRDCKIVLDHLKEKLGTDVASETNLAKGTTADGKFTLMKVECLASCDVAPVIMVNDDLYKNLTPEKIDEIIDNL; from the coding sequence ATGTCAGATGCACTCATTCAAATCGAAACGCCTTTCGCGTTTAATGAAGAAAACCAACGTGAATTCAACGCGTTGATAGGGCGATATCCCGTTAAAGAAGCGGCGATGCTGCCAACCCTTCATCTCGCGCAAAGGCAGGCAGGCTACATTACGCCTGCCGTCATGAAGTATGTCGCGGAACAACTCGAGGTGTCTGTGATGAAGGTCAAGGATGTCGTCACTTTCTACCCGATGTTCTTTGAAGAACCGGTAGGAGAATACGTCATTCGAATATGCCACACCTTGCCTTGCGCATTACGAGACTGCAAAATTGTTTTGGATCATCTCAAGGAGAAATTGGGAACGGATGTCGCCTCCGAAACCAATCTTGCGAAAGGTACGACTGCTGATGGGAAATTCACGCTCATGAAGGTGGAATGTCTTGCCTCTTGTGATGTCGCCCCTGTTATCATGGTGAACGACGATTTGTATAAGAATTTAACCCCGGAAAAAATTGATGAAATCATAGATAATTTGTAG
- a CDS encoding DEAD/DEAH box helicase, protein MPRLNLKPNHKAIRDYYATLQQYAQHDIIRESAVSSPFETLLHACAKQINATLVPQYPMRAPKGNRIVIDGAIIDAYGLPLAYWEAKDIEDNLAKATQEKRDAGYPLDNILFQTPQRAILYQNAAEVLDIDITEPANLIAALQYLFAYVPPEIDNWQTTVSDFREQVPDLAGKLKELIEQRYETDSAFKKGFTDFYEICQTSINPDLSRDAVEEMLIQHILTERIFRTVFNRSDFARRNIIAREIENVSDTLMKHAVSRDAFLAPLDRFYLAIEQAALLCKDFSQKQHFLNTFYEKFFQGFSEDVADTHGIVYTPQPIVDFMVKSVAYILETEFGRSLSDAGVHIIDPFVGTGNFIVRLMQDIQGTALEEKYRSELHCNEVMLLPYYIASLNIEQEYYQRMGTYLPFEGIALADTFELLEQQQRELFTQENTERVERQKAADMFVVIGNPPYNTQQANENDNNKNRKYPAMDKRVEETYVQDSTAQLKSKLYDPYVKAFSWASKRIGEEGVVAFVTNNGFLDGIAFDGMRKHLAQDFDAIYILDLGGNVRKNPKLSGTTHNVFGIQVGVSINFFLKKSAERTDSKSTEIFYARVDEFWRKGEKYNHLNSKGHYQNVEWSQVIPDNRYTWLTEGLHSEFDTFLPMGNEALKKGKKDAEKALFKTYSVGVVTARDAWVYNFNKNALTQNLTQMMEYYNGQAFQWERRSNRDINVNDFIDTDDTKIKWTRSLKSKLKTGTMAEFSTENVRTSLYRPFTKSHLYFHRMMNECVYVFPSIFPMPDTEAENRVICVSSPRTNTSFHTLMINVIPDFHLTGDSQCFPFYTYDEDGTNCKENITDWALTEFRIYYGDDTITKWDIFHYTYALLHHPTYREKYEMNLKRDLPHIPFTEDFRSFATAGAALAGLHVTYESAPTYDQLRQHETSGVPVDWNVEKMKFSKDKTQLIYNDFLTLDGIPAEVYDYRLGTRSALEWVVDQYRVKVDRRSGIKSDPNRETEPRYIVDLIKRIITVSLKTVEIVGNLPEL, encoded by the coding sequence ATGCCGAGACTCAATCTCAAACCCAATCACAAAGCAATCCGCGACTACTACGCCACGCTACAGCAATACGCACAACACGACATCATACGCGAAAGCGCGGTCAGTTCTCCTTTTGAAACCCTGCTGCACGCCTGTGCAAAGCAGATAAACGCCACGCTTGTCCCCCAATACCCGATGCGCGCCCCAAAAGGAAATCGCATCGTTATCGACGGCGCCATCATCGACGCATACGGACTCCCGCTCGCCTACTGGGAAGCGAAAGATATAGAGGATAACCTCGCTAAAGCTACGCAAGAGAAACGGGATGCAGGCTATCCGTTGGACAATATTCTCTTCCAAACCCCGCAGCGTGCCATCCTGTATCAGAACGCAGCAGAGGTGCTTGATATAGACATCACCGAACCCGCCAACCTGATTGCCGCTCTTCAATATCTCTTCGCTTACGTTCCACCCGAGATTGACAATTGGCAGACGACCGTCTCCGATTTCAGAGAACAGGTGCCGGACCTCGCAGGCAAACTCAAAGAACTCATTGAACAACGCTACGAAACCGATTCCGCGTTCAAAAAAGGGTTCACCGACTTTTACGAAATTTGCCAGACCTCCATTAACCCAGATCTCTCACGAGATGCGGTTGAGGAGATGCTCATTCAACACATTCTCACCGAACGTATCTTCCGAACGGTTTTCAATCGGTCGGACTTCGCCCGCCGAAATATCATCGCACGCGAGATTGAAAATGTCAGTGATACCCTTATGAAGCACGCAGTGAGTCGCGACGCGTTTCTCGCACCGCTCGACCGCTTCTACCTCGCTATCGAGCAGGCTGCCCTGCTCTGTAAAGACTTCTCTCAAAAACAGCACTTTCTCAACACTTTTTATGAAAAATTCTTTCAAGGGTTCTCCGAGGACGTCGCGGACACACACGGCATCGTCTACACTCCACAGCCGATCGTCGATTTTATGGTGAAAAGTGTGGCGTATATCCTTGAAACCGAGTTCGGTCGATCGTTGTCGGACGCTGGCGTTCACATCATCGATCCGTTCGTTGGCACAGGAAATTTTATCGTCCGTCTCATGCAGGACATCCAAGGCACGGCGTTGGAGGAGAAATACCGCAGCGAGTTGCACTGCAACGAGGTGATGCTCCTGCCTTACTACATCGCCAGCCTGAACATTGAACAGGAGTACTATCAACGGATGGGAACGTATCTGCCGTTTGAAGGGATCGCGCTTGCGGACACATTCGAGTTGCTTGAGCAGCAGCAAAGAGAACTCTTCACACAGGAAAACACAGAACGCGTGGAGCGACAGAAAGCAGCAGATATGTTTGTCGTCATCGGCAATCCACCTTACAACACACAGCAAGCCAACGAGAACGACAATAACAAAAATCGAAAGTATCCCGCAATGGATAAACGTGTTGAGGAAACCTACGTGCAAGATTCCACAGCACAACTGAAAAGCAAATTATATGACCCGTACGTGAAAGCTTTTAGTTGGGCATCAAAAAGAATTGGAGAGGAAGGCGTTGTCGCGTTTGTGACAAATAACGGCTTTCTCGACGGCATTGCATTTGATGGCATGCGAAAACATCTTGCACAGGATTTCGATGCGATTTATATTCTGGACTTGGGTGGGAACGTCCGTAAGAATCCGAAGTTATCTGGGACAACACACAACGTCTTCGGCATTCAGGTTGGCGTGAGTATTAATTTCTTTCTCAAGAAAAGTGCTGAGAGAACAGATTCAAAATCCACCGAAATCTTCTATGCTCGCGTTGATGAATTTTGGCGGAAGGGAGAGAAGTATAACCATCTCAATTCAAAGGGACATTATCAAAACGTTGAATGGTCGCAGGTAATACCGGATAACCGCTATACATGGCTCACCGAAGGACTTCACAGCGAATTTGACACTTTCCTCCCGATGGGAAATGAAGCATTGAAAAAGGGGAAAAAGGATGCAGAAAAAGCACTTTTTAAAACCTATAGTGTTGGTGTAGTGACTGCCCGCGATGCATGGGTTTACAACTTTAACAAAAACGCTCTCACACAGAACCTAACACAGATGATGGAGTATTACAACGGACAAGCATTCCAATGGGAACGGCGAAGCAATAGGGATATTAACGTTAATGATTTTATAGATACCGATGATACCAAGATCAAATGGACCCGCAGCCTGAAGTCCAAGTTGAAAACAGGCACAATGGCAGAGTTTTCGACTGAAAATGTTCGGACCTCTCTTTACCGACCGTTTACGAAATCACATCTCTACTTTCATAGGATGATGAACGAGTGCGTATATGTGTTTCCCTCAATCTTCCCTATGCCTGATACAGAAGCAGAAAATCGGGTGATCTGTGTCAGTTCCCCAAGGACAAATACATCTTTCCACACGTTAATGATCAATGTGATTCCAGATTTCCACCTCACAGGTGATTCCCAATGCTTTCCCTTTTACACCTATGACGAAGACGGCACTAACTGTAAAGAGAACATCACCGATTGGGCGTTAACGGAATTCCGAATCTACTATGGCGATGATACCATTACCAAGTGGGATATCTTCCACTATACTTACGCCCTCTTGCATCATCCCACCTATCGTGAGAAATACGAGATGAACCTCAAGCGTGACCTCCCGCATATCCCCTTTACTGAAGACTTCCGGAGCTTTGCCACTGCGGGGGCGGCGTTAGCAGGCCTTCACGTCACCTATGAATCCGCTCCGACATATGATCAATTGAGGCAGCATGAAACTTCCGGCGTGCCGGTCGATTGGAACGTGGAGAAAATGAAATTCTCCAAAGACAAAACGCAGTTGATATACAACGATTTCTTGACACTGGACGGTATCCCTGCGGAGGTCTATGATTACAGGTTAGGGACTCGGTCTGCGTTGGAATGGGTGGTGGATCAATATCGAGTCAAAGTGGACAGGCGGAGTGGGATTAAAAGCGATCCGAATCGTGAAACCGAGCCGCGGTATATTGTGGATTTGATTAAGCGGATTATTACTGTGAGTCTAAAAACGGTGGAGATTGTTGGGAATTTGCCGGAACTTTGA
- a CDS encoding NADH-quinone oxidoreductase subunit B, producing the protein MGLDFVGRGVEETDGNIITTTIDKVVNWGRKNSLWPMPFGTACCAIEMMATLASKFDLSRFGSEAIRFSPRQSDLLIVSGRISIKMMPVLKRIYDQMPDPKWVISMGACASCGGVFDTYTLIQGVDQFIPVDVYIPGCPPRPEDLIDAVLQVQQKITSGASPKGVEVVV; encoded by the coding sequence ATGGGATTAGATTTTGTCGGACGCGGGGTCGAAGAAACAGATGGAAACATCATCACAACGACTATTGATAAGGTCGTTAACTGGGGACGTAAGAATTCCTTGTGGCCCATGCCGTTCGGGACAGCCTGTTGCGCAATTGAGATGATGGCGACCTTGGCTTCCAAATTTGATCTTTCTCGATTCGGTTCTGAAGCGATCCGCTTTTCACCCCGTCAATCGGATCTGCTCATCGTTTCCGGCAGGATTTCCATCAAAATGATGCCGGTACTCAAACGTATCTATGACCAGATGCCCGATCCGAAGTGGGTCATTTCGATGGGAGCCTGTGCTTCCTGTGGCGGTGTGTTTGACACCTATACCCTCATCCAAGGCGTTGACCAGTTCATTCCTGTGGATGTCTATATACCCGGATGCCCGCCCAGACCCGAAGATCTCATTGATGCGGTGCTACAGGTGCAGCAGAAAATTACCAGTGGTGCCTCACCTAAAGGGGTAGAGGTAGTTGTATGA